The Planctellipticum variicoloris DNA window CGTCGTCGGTGACTTTGCGCTTGGCCATGAGGAAACTTCGTCTTTGATGGGATCTGCGTAGGGTCCGATGTGCGGACCGGAACAGGTTTTGACTGCCGCATTCCAGAGTAAGGAAACGGTCCGCTACGGCTTCGGCATACCGCGTTTCCAGTCGGCGATCCAGAGCTGGCTGCTGCCGTCGGGCGTCCGCGTACTGGTCCACATGAGCTTTGTGCCGTCCGGACTGAAGACCGGCAGAATGTCCGCCGTGGTGCTGAACGTGACCTGGTTCACGGCTCCCCCCTTAAAGTCCGTGTCGGTCCAATCGGTTTCCATGGTGAACAGGTTGAAGTGGGCCCCCATCGGGCCGCGCGAGTAGTCGGCCCGCGCCCAGATCAGGTATTTCCCGCTCGGGTGGAAGTAGGGGCACCAGTTGACCTCGTTGTCGTTGCTGGTGAGCTGCACTTCCGTCTTGCCGTCGACCGACACTGCAAAGAGCTGCAGCATGTGCTCCTTGTGACGGTCGCTGCGGAAGATCACCCATTTGTTATCGGGCGAGAAGAACGGGCCGCCGTCGTAACCCGGCGCGTTGGTGATCTGCCGCACGTTGGCGCCGTCCGCGTCCATGATGTAGATGTCCGCGTCGCCATCCCGGCTCGACGTGAAGACAATGTGCTTGCCGTCCGACGAGAAGCTCCCTTCCGCGTCGTAGCCGGGGGTGTCAGTCAGCCGCCGCAATCCAGTTCCGTCGACGCCGATGACGTAGAGGTCCATGTGCGGATCGAAGTCCCACTGGTAGCGCTTCCGCCCGCCCGCGGCGGCCTCGTCGCGGGCCTTCTTTTCCGTCTGCTCGATCTCCGGATCGGTATGGCTGGAGGCGAACAGGATCTGTTTCGCATCGGGCGAGAAATACGCGCAGGTCGTTCGTCCGCGCCCGGTGCTGACCAGCCGCGGTTCCTTGCCGTCGAGCGGCTGGACGTAGATCTGATAGAACGGATAACCGATGGGATACGCCTGGTAGACGATCGATTTGCCGTCGGGTGAGAAGTACCCTTCGCCGGCCCGCGGCAGGCCGAACGTCACCTGGCGGATGTTTTCCAGGCTCTTCGCTTCCGCCGCGGCGTCGGTTTCCACCGTTCGGACGGG harbors:
- a CDS encoding DPP IV N-terminal domain-containing protein, coding for MLSISTFGLAVTLAAVATAQPVRTVETDAAAEAKSLENIRQVTFGLPRAGEGYFSPDGKSIVYQAYPIGYPFYQIYVQPLDGKEPRLVSTGRGRTTCAYFSPDAKQILFASSHTDPEIEQTEKKARDEAAAGGRKRYQWDFDPHMDLYVIGVDGTGLRRLTDTPGYDAEGSFSSDGKHIVFTSSRDGDADIYIMDADGANVRQITNAPGYDGGPFFSPDNKWVIFRSDRHKEHMLQLFAVSVDGKTEVQLTSNDNEVNWCPYFHPSGKYLIWARADYSRGPMGAHFNLFTMETDWTDTDFKGGAVNQVTFSTTADILPVFSPDGTKLMWTSTRTPDGSSQLWIADWKRGMPKP